A genome region from Bacteroidia bacterium includes the following:
- a CDS encoding OmpA family protein: MKYPNYMSEEEYEEIIVGRDYSRIAYFLLAAGLVSGGIYLYKNFKPIRTEKRIITETIKKELVTRRIDSAEKELPYKQQIVVYFGYNQYILSARERKKLDNLPEVIKEIAVYGYADSDGSEEYNKKLSLKRIEHTLQTIIKKHPNLKNIDISPMGEKELIIEEGRENKAKSRRVEIKVR, translated from the coding sequence GTGAAATACCCAAACTACATGAGCGAAGAAGAATATGAAGAAATTATCGTAGGAAGGGACTACAGTCGAATAGCTTATTTTCTGCTTGCAGCAGGTCTTGTCAGTGGAGGTATTTATTTGTACAAAAACTTTAAACCCATACGTACAGAAAAAAGAATTATTACAGAAACAATAAAAAAAGAATTGGTTACTCGGCGCATAGACTCGGCAGAAAAAGAGCTGCCTTACAAGCAACAAATTGTAGTGTATTTTGGATACAATCAGTACATTTTATCAGCAAGGGAAAGAAAGAAATTAGATAATTTACCCGAAGTAATTAAAGAAATTGCTGTATATGGCTATGCAGATAGCGATGGCAGTGAGGAGTACAATAAAAAGCTTTCTTTGAAGCGAATAGAACACACTTTGCAGACTATCATAAAAAAGCATCCAAACTTGAAGAACATTGACATTTCCCCTATGGGCGAAAAAGAATTAATCATAGAAGAAGGAAGAGAAAATAAAGCTAAATCTCGCAGAGTAGAAATAAAAGTTAGGTAA